In one window of Phoenix dactylifera cultivar Barhee BC4 unplaced genomic scaffold, palm_55x_up_171113_PBpolish2nd_filt_p 000511F, whole genome shotgun sequence DNA:
- the LOC103696313 gene encoding 54S ribosomal protein L24, mitochondrial-like, protein MAFRAQEIYKKIVRKVGKDSVPAEMLESVRKCLPNNKLVMGRAKRGIYAGRHIQFGNKVSEDGGNKSRRTWKPNVQTRRLFSYIHDRHIRVKVTTHALRCIDKAGGIDEYLLKTPYHKMETEMGLFWKTKVEKMYEQLGNMEVGFFSPEEEAKIEKGFEELKIAKREARREARRTLAKQRQIEEGRANADETIEPEQIEGRMTDDVAEAGQETPKLS, encoded by the exons ATGGCTTTCAGAGCACAGGAGATCTACAAAAAGATCGTTCGGAAGGTGGGAAAGGATTCGGTACCGGCGGAGATGCTGGAGTCGGTGAGGAAGTGCCTCCCCAACAACAAGCTCGTCATGGGGAGGGCCAAGCGCGGCATCTACGCTGGCCGCCACATCCAGTTCGGGAACAAGGTCAGCGAGGACGGCGGCAACAA GTCAAGACGGACATGGAAACCTAATGTACAAACAAGGCGCCTGTTCAGTTATATCCATGACCGACACATCCGGGTCAAGGTTACAACACATGCTCTCAGGTGCATTGACAAAGCTGGTGGCATAGATGAGTACCTTCTGAAGACACCCTACCATAAAATGGAGACAGAGATGGGTTTGTTTTGGAAGACCAAGGTCGAGAAAATGTATGAGCAGCTTGGGAATATGGAAGTGGGTTTCTTCTCTCCTGAAGAGGAAGCCAAGATTGAAAAGggctttgaagagctcaagatTGCCAAGAGGGAGGCTCGAAGGGAAGCAAGAAGAACTCTGGCAAAGCAAAGGCAGATAGAAGAAGGAAGAGCCAATGCTGATGAGACAATAGAACCAGAGCAGATTGAGGGAAGAATGACCGATGATGTGGCGGAAGCTGGGCAAGAGACTCCTAAACTGTCATGA